One Polyangiaceae bacterium DNA window includes the following coding sequences:
- a CDS encoding pentapeptide repeat-containing protein, which yields MGLDLSGLDLSGLALHRANLARADLSGANLLMANLFQANLKGANLSNANLTRADLEGAYLADANLSGAILVDAILTEANLTDAIVDGCDMTRAVLDGVRGLRT from the coding sequence ATGGGTCTGGATTTGTCCGGACTCGATCTTTCCGGCCTCGCGCTGCACCGCGCCAATCTTGCTCGCGCAGATCTGAGCGGCGCCAACCTGCTCATGGCCAACCTGTTTCAGGCAAACCTCAAAGGAGCAAACCTTTCGAACGCAAACCTTACACGCGCCGACCTCGAAGGAGCGTACTTGGCGGACGCCAATCTCAGCGGCGCTATCCTCGTCGATGCGATCCTCACGGAAGCCAATCTGACCGATGCGATCGTCGACGGCTGCGACATGACGCGTGCCGTACTCGACGGCGTTCGTGGACTTCGCACGTGA
- a CDS encoding YkgJ family cysteine cluster protein, with amino-acid sequence MAGEKKRLHYDCTKCIAFCCSIYERVEVSDFDIKRLANHFGVSVAIAKEKYTTMRDGSRVLKRTKDPLFGKSCKFLHPETRGCTIYEARPKTCREYPGRTRCAYYDALRFERTIQDDPTIIPIVRLMFRKT; translated from the coding sequence GTGGCCGGCGAAAAAAAGCGCCTCCATTACGATTGCACGAAATGCATTGCATTCTGCTGCTCCATCTACGAGCGCGTCGAAGTGTCCGATTTCGACATCAAGCGACTTGCCAATCATTTCGGCGTTTCCGTTGCAATCGCCAAGGAAAAATACACCACCATGCGGGACGGTTCACGCGTCCTCAAACGCACCAAAGACCCGCTCTTTGGTAAATCATGCAAGTTCCTCCATCCGGAAACGCGTGGCTGCACCATCTACGAAGCTCGTCCGAAAACTTGTCGCGAATACCCCGGCCGCACCCGCTGCGCCTATTACGACGCGCTGCGTTTCGAGCGTACCATTCAGGATGATCCCACCATCATCCCCATCGTTCGACTGATGTTTCGTAAGACATGA
- the deoC gene encoding deoxyribose-phosphate aldolase yields MAARSGNGSSMTSVEKQRVMYPDFTAPSVDKVMVEERAGSLGKRSIKKEAKVAGLYLAISMMDLTTLEGKDSPGKVTQLCQKAMHPSASPGVPPCAAICVYPKLVPVAKRALAGSTVKVASVATSFPSGLSALEVKLEDVRRAVEWGADEIDMVIDRGAFLAGEHTRVFDEIAATKEACGQAHLKVILETGELHTYDNVRRASRIAMLAGADFIKTSTGKVVPAATPPVTLVMLEAIRDFYIETGKLIGMKPAGGIRTAKQVLHYLVLVKETLGDAWLTPDLFRIGASTLLNDVLMQLEKERTGAYQSGDYFSKD; encoded by the coding sequence ATGGCTGCACGCAGCGGCAACGGAAGCAGTATGACGAGTGTCGAGAAGCAGCGGGTGATGTACCCCGACTTCACGGCGCCCTCTGTCGACAAAGTCATGGTCGAAGAGCGCGCAGGATCGCTCGGCAAACGAAGCATCAAAAAAGAAGCGAAGGTCGCGGGGCTCTACCTGGCCATCTCGATGATGGACCTGACGACGCTCGAGGGGAAGGATTCGCCCGGTAAAGTGACGCAGCTTTGCCAAAAAGCGATGCACCCGAGCGCATCGCCAGGCGTGCCGCCATGCGCGGCGATCTGCGTTTATCCGAAGCTCGTTCCCGTCGCCAAACGTGCGCTCGCAGGATCCACTGTGAAGGTCGCGAGCGTTGCGACGTCGTTTCCGAGTGGTTTGTCCGCGCTCGAAGTGAAGCTCGAAGACGTACGGCGCGCCGTCGAATGGGGAGCCGACGAAATCGACATGGTGATCGATCGCGGCGCATTTCTCGCGGGTGAGCACACGCGCGTGTTCGACGAAATTGCCGCGACGAAAGAGGCGTGTGGACAAGCGCATCTCAAGGTCATTCTCGAAACGGGCGAACTTCACACGTACGACAACGTTCGTCGTGCCAGTCGCATCGCGATGCTTGCCGGCGCCGACTTCATCAAGACATCGACCGGCAAGGTCGTTCCCGCAGCAACGCCTCCCGTGACGCTCGTCATGCTCGAAGCGATCCGCGATTTTTACATCGAGACTGGCAAGCTCATCGGCATGAAGCCTGCCGGCGGCATTCGCACGGCAAAGCAAGTTCTGCACTACTTGGTGCTGGTCAAGGAAACGCTTGGCGATGCGTGGCTCACGCCCGACTTGTTCCGCATCGGAGCATCGACGCTGCTCAACGACGTGCTCATGCAGCTCGAGAAAGAACGTACGGGCGCGTATCAATCAGGCGACTACTTCAGCAAGGACTGA
- a CDS encoding alpha/beta hydrolase produces MKRCSEYVLANGIRLNVHRFEPENAKASGLTVLLLHGFLDSGATWELVAEPLARAGHEVLAPDLRGFGSSDHVGAGGYYHFADYVGDVAALLDRFERKRIALVGHSMGGTVASLCAGAMPDRIERLALLEGLGTLHSDPATTGVARMRAWLRDMQKIERQQRPLASFEEAVERLARMHPSIPHGMIESRARLLTRVDDSGQLRWAYDPLHRTTSPTPFSADAFKGFLRSITVPTLFVSGGIGGWRVPDESERLACISNVTHVDLPDAGHMMHWKSPDAVAECLLRFLAS; encoded by the coding sequence GTGAAGCGCTGCTCCGAGTACGTTCTGGCAAACGGAATCAGGCTCAACGTTCATCGTTTCGAGCCGGAAAACGCAAAGGCGTCGGGTTTGACCGTGCTTCTGCTCCACGGATTTCTCGATTCGGGGGCCACGTGGGAGCTGGTCGCCGAACCTCTTGCACGCGCCGGTCACGAAGTCCTTGCGCCGGATCTGCGGGGCTTCGGGAGCAGCGATCACGTCGGGGCTGGCGGCTATTACCACTTTGCCGATTACGTCGGCGATGTCGCCGCTCTCCTTGATCGATTCGAACGAAAACGCATCGCGCTCGTCGGCCACTCGATGGGCGGAACGGTTGCATCTCTTTGCGCGGGAGCGATGCCCGATCGCATCGAGCGCCTCGCGCTTCTCGAAGGACTCGGCACCCTTCATTCCGATCCGGCGACGACCGGCGTTGCTCGCATGCGTGCGTGGCTGCGCGACATGCAAAAGATCGAGCGTCAGCAGCGCCCGCTTGCATCTTTCGAAGAGGCCGTCGAGCGCCTTGCGCGAATGCATCCGTCGATTCCACACGGCATGATCGAAAGCCGAGCGCGTCTGCTCACGCGCGTGGATGATTCGGGACAGTTGCGGTGGGCGTACGACCCACTGCACCGCACGACATCGCCAACGCCTTTCAGCGCCGACGCGTTCAAAGGCTTTTTGCGAAGCATCACGGTGCCCACGCTGTTCGTGAGCGGAGGCATCGGTGGGTGGCGCGTGCCGGACGAAAGCGAACGCCTTGCATGCATTTCCAACGTCACGCACGTCGACCTGCCGGATGCGGGGCACATGATGCATTGGAAGTCGCCCGACGCAGTCGCAGAATGCCTACTTCGATTCCTCGCTTCGTGA
- a CDS encoding right-handed parallel beta-helix repeat-containing protein, which yields MALATAPGDVLLVADGEYRGFVLSGIRGEPLRPITILATGHAAVVKADPTCKKKHCRDTILVRGSRHVVLDGLTSHGAPRAAVAIMYASHIVVRNGRFGNNGRWGIFTSFADDVIFEHNEVYRSRREHGIYLSNSGDRPIVRFNALHDNDGCGIHVNGDYHEKPEFDKSGRSLYAGQADGIVSGAQIEGNLIYRNGSGALANKKRRGGAGINLDGVWDSTVQGNVLFENAAMGIAAFGDADGVEDHSKDDGDGRFGPRGLEITHNTIVMPQGARPALQIRLSRGTNVVSGNILHHQDRRRPGLELSTRADAMLVTSNGNVIDRVSVADQVRPLDTWVRESGQDKQSLSVPIGRLFVDPARGDYTLKPDSPAVRRAPVVDTTVQQVVITQQRDFFGKPPPSGKRRSIGACEAP from the coding sequence ATGGCGTTGGCAACGGCGCCCGGCGACGTGTTGCTCGTAGCCGATGGCGAGTATCGAGGATTCGTGCTGAGCGGTATTCGAGGCGAGCCATTGCGTCCGATTACGATCCTGGCGACGGGGCACGCGGCCGTCGTGAAAGCCGATCCGACATGCAAAAAGAAACACTGTCGCGATACGATCCTCGTGCGCGGATCTCGACACGTCGTCCTCGACGGCTTGACGTCTCATGGTGCGCCACGAGCGGCCGTGGCAATCATGTACGCGTCGCACATCGTCGTACGTAATGGCCGATTCGGCAACAATGGCCGATGGGGCATTTTTACGTCGTTTGCGGACGACGTCATTTTCGAGCACAACGAAGTCTATCGAAGCAGGCGGGAGCATGGCATCTACCTGTCCAATAGCGGCGATCGGCCGATCGTGCGATTCAACGCGTTGCATGACAACGACGGTTGCGGAATTCACGTAAACGGCGATTATCATGAAAAGCCGGAATTCGACAAAAGCGGACGAAGCCTGTATGCAGGGCAGGCCGATGGCATCGTGAGCGGCGCGCAAATCGAGGGGAATCTGATTTATCGCAATGGCTCCGGAGCTCTTGCCAACAAGAAGCGGCGAGGCGGGGCGGGCATCAACCTCGATGGAGTCTGGGATTCGACCGTGCAGGGCAACGTCTTGTTCGAAAATGCGGCGATGGGGATCGCGGCATTCGGCGATGCTGATGGAGTCGAAGACCATTCGAAGGACGACGGTGATGGTCGATTTGGTCCGCGGGGCCTCGAAATCACGCACAATACCATCGTCATGCCGCAAGGAGCTCGACCGGCGCTGCAGATTCGGTTGAGTCGGGGGACGAATGTCGTTTCGGGCAACATCCTCCACCACCAAGATCGCCGCCGCCCAGGGCTCGAATTGTCCACGCGAGCCGATGCAATGCTCGTGACGAGCAACGGAAACGTGATCGATCGTGTGTCCGTCGCCGATCAAGTGAGGCCGCTCGACACGTGGGTTCGTGAAAGCGGCCAGGACAAACAGTCGCTCTCCGTCCCGATCGGGCGTCTCTTCGTCGATCCAGCTCGAGGGGACTACACGCTCAAGCCGGATTCACCCGCTGTTCGACGTGCCCCCGTGGTGGATACGACCGTGCAGCAAGTGGTCATCACGCAGCAACGTGACTTTTTCGGCAAGCCGCCGCCGAGTGGCAAGAGGCGCAGCATCGGTGCGTGCGAGGCGCCCTAG
- a CDS encoding protein kinase — MDLVPGSIIAGRYRIDARVGAGGMGEVWAGEHLAIGMKVAIKTLLPAAAYDQEVVARFRREANLLGRIRSDHVARVVDFIQDPHAGLVLVMEYIEGLPLSKTLHQRKLAVEEAIDLGCDVIGALCDLHRAHIIHRDMKPGNIIMEPQPNGKYRGIVVDFGMGRIESGAGEDLEQTNLTRADMALGTLEYMAPEQILNSRDVTAASDLYAVGAMLYRAIAGRHIFGDAQDTELARAKLMTDAPPLETGRSDRIAQEFAAIVMRACKRRPQERYQKAEDMLNHLRSLQDAVRAQALEASGFRHLLGGASIPPPAPQAAAQAPQQYAQQQYAQQHYQQQQQQAHPSQQPHQQQQQHASVSAVSASTSAAAPISVPVNQSRKMSGGAVAGLTALVVLALGAVGVFVFRERLGLVSASSAPAKSQVVAASAPPPLPSSVVPAVASATPTPSASAAVEAADDDDGMEVETAAPAPSPSLWGRLPSTASPQGTGAPAGGSTGASTAAKAPGTSPTPTNKAPAPVPTNIKF, encoded by the coding sequence ATGGACTTGGTTCCGGGCTCAATCATTGCGGGTCGGTATCGGATCGACGCGCGCGTCGGCGCAGGCGGCATGGGCGAGGTGTGGGCAGGTGAGCACCTCGCGATCGGCATGAAAGTGGCGATCAAGACGCTGTTGCCCGCTGCGGCGTACGACCAAGAGGTCGTTGCAAGGTTCCGACGCGAGGCAAACCTGCTTGGGCGCATTCGCAGTGATCACGTCGCGCGCGTGGTGGACTTCATCCAGGATCCGCACGCCGGGCTCGTGCTCGTAATGGAGTACATTGAAGGCCTTCCGCTTTCGAAGACGCTTCATCAACGCAAGTTAGCTGTCGAGGAAGCAATCGATCTCGGCTGTGACGTGATCGGAGCGCTGTGCGATCTGCATCGGGCGCACATCATTCACCGCGACATGAAACCCGGCAACATCATCATGGAGCCGCAGCCGAACGGGAAATACCGCGGGATCGTCGTCGATTTCGGCATGGGTCGTATCGAATCCGGAGCTGGCGAGGATTTGGAACAGACGAACCTCACGCGTGCAGACATGGCGCTCGGAACGCTCGAGTACATGGCGCCCGAGCAAATCTTGAACTCGCGTGACGTGACCGCTGCATCCGACCTCTATGCCGTTGGTGCAATGCTCTACCGCGCAATTGCGGGTCGTCACATTTTTGGCGATGCGCAAGACACGGAACTCGCGCGCGCGAAGTTGATGACGGATGCACCGCCGCTCGAGACGGGGCGAAGCGATCGGATCGCGCAGGAGTTTGCCGCGATCGTCATGCGTGCGTGCAAGCGCCGGCCGCAGGAGCGCTACCAGAAAGCCGAGGACATGCTCAACCACCTGCGTTCGCTGCAAGACGCCGTGCGCGCGCAAGCATTGGAAGCGAGCGGGTTTCGGCATTTGCTTGGTGGTGCAAGCATTCCTCCTCCGGCACCGCAAGCGGCTGCACAAGCGCCGCAACAATACGCACAGCAACAATACGCGCAGCAGCATTACCAGCAGCAGCAGCAACAGGCTCATCCGTCGCAGCAACCGCACCAGCAGCAGCAACAACACGCTTCCGTGTCGGCGGTGAGTGCGAGCACGAGTGCAGCGGCGCCGATCTCGGTACCCGTCAACCAGTCGCGGAAAATGTCGGGAGGTGCGGTCGCAGGTCTTACCGCGCTCGTCGTGCTGGCCCTTGGAGCCGTGGGCGTATTCGTTTTTCGGGAACGACTCGGGTTGGTCTCTGCAAGCAGTGCTCCAGCCAAGTCGCAGGTTGTTGCTGCATCGGCGCCCCCTCCACTTCCGAGCTCGGTTGTCCCGGCCGTTGCATCGGCAACGCCTACGCCGAGCGCGTCTGCAGCCGTAGAGGCCGCGGATGACGACGATGGGATGGAAGTCGAAACGGCAGCACCGGCTCCGTCACCTTCGCTCTGGGGACGTTTGCCGTCGACGGCTTCGCCGCAAGGGACTGGAGCGCCTGCTGGCGGCTCGACTGGTGCGTCGACGGCGGCAAAGGCGCCTGGCACTTCGCCCACACCAACCAACAAAGCGCCCGCGCCCGTCCCGACGAACATCAAGTTCTGA